One stretch of Eretmochelys imbricata isolate rEreImb1 chromosome 1, rEreImb1.hap1, whole genome shotgun sequence DNA includes these proteins:
- the LOC144278508 gene encoding olfactory receptor 52N4-like, with product MASFNLTPSDPSAFILTGIPGLQDAHIWISILFSMFYIIILLGNFMVLFIVSKEQTLHKPMYLLLCMLALTDINTSSSVIPKALCVFWFNLKSITVGGCLTQMFFLHAASVMHSAVLVIMAFDRYVAICNPLRYPTILTNTRVAKLGLVGLIRAVLFILPLPLFLSRQPFCAKRIVPHTYCENMSVVKLSCGDITVNWMYGLVIAFVVSGLDLMLIALSYVLIIRVLLRISSKRAHQKALSTCTAHICVILTSYTPSLFSSLTHRFSEDIAPHVHIILANLYILVPPMLNPIFYGVKTKELRDKVGKYICRK from the coding sequence ATGGCATCTTTCAACCTCACCCCTTCTGACCCATCAGCATTCATCCTAACGGGCATCCCTGGCTTGCAAGATGCCCACATCTGGATTTCCATCCTTTTCTCTATGTTCTACATTATCATCCTCTTGGGAAATTTCATGGTTCTATTTATTGTAAGCAAAGAGCAGACCCTGCACAAGCCGatgtacctgctgctctgcatgctggcacTCACAGACATCAACACATCTAGCTCTGTCATACCAAAGGCACTGTGTGTATTTTGGTTCAATCTGAAAAGCATTACTGTGGGTGGCTGTctcacccagatgttcttcctTCATGCGGCTTCTGTTATGCACTCAGCCGTCCTCGTAATAATGGCCTTCGATCGCTATGTCGCCATATGTAACCCCCTGAGATACCCCACCATCCTCACGAACACACGAGTAGCTAAGCTAGGGCTTGTGGGTTTGAtaagagctgttctcttcattctgcccctgcccctgttccTGAGCAGGCAGCCATTCTGTGCCAAACGCATTGTCCCGCACACGTACTGCGAGAACATGTCTGTGGTGAAGTTGTCGTGTGGAGACATTACAGTCAACTGGATGTACGGTTTGGTGATAGCATTTGTAGTCAGTGGGTTAGACCTTATGCTCATTGCCTTGTCCTATGTTCTAATCATCAGGGTTCTCCTCAGAATCTCCTCCAAGAGAGCCCACCAGAAAGCCCTCAGCACCTGCACAGCCCACATCTGTGTGATACTGACATCTTATACTCCCTCGCTCTTCTCCTCTCTGACACACCGGTTCAGTGAGGACATCGCTCCGCATGTTCACATCATTTTGGCCAACCTCTACATACTCGTCCCCCCCATGCTCAACCCTATCTTTTATGGGGTAAAAACCAAAGAGCTTCGTGACAAAGTGGGCAAATACATCTGCAGAAAGTGA
- the LOC144278518 gene encoding olfactory receptor 52N4-like, which yields MAASNLTPSGLSTFILTGIPGLEADHIWISIPFSTFYIISLLGNFMVLFVVSKEQTLHKPMYLLLCMLALTDISMSTSVMTKALCIFWFNLKDITVGGCLTQMFFLHAVSVMQSAVLVIMAFDRYVAICNPLRYPTILTNARVAKLGLLGLIRAVLFMLPLPLLLSRQPFCVNRIIPHMYCEHMAVAKMSCGDITVNRAYGLVMAFVVLGLDLMLVALSYSLIIGAVLRISSKTAHQKALNTCTAHICVMLMSCTLFFFSTLTHRFGQGIAPHIHIILANLYFLVPPMLNPIIYGVKTKELRDKVGKYTCRICLPGGH from the coding sequence ATGGCAGCTTCCAACCTCACCCCCTCTGGCCTTTCAACATTTATCCTAACAGGCATTCCTGGGCTGGAAGCTGACCACATCTGGATTTCCATCCCTTTTTCTACATTCTATATTATCAGCCTGTTGGGAAATTTCATGGTTCTGTTTGTTGTAAGCAAAGAACAGACCCTGCACAAGCCAATGTACCTGCTGCTCTGTATGCTGGCGCTCACAGACATCAGCATGTCTACCTCCGTCATGACGAaggcactgtgtatattttggttcaatttgaaagacattactgtgggtggctgcctcacccagatgttcttcctTCACGCAGTTTCTGTTATGCAGTCAGCCGTCCTCGTGATAATGGCCTTCGATCGCTATGTCGCCATATGTAACCCCCTGAGATACCCCACCATCCTCACGAACGCACGAGTAGCTAAGTTAGGGCTTCTGGGTTTGAtaagagctgttctcttcatgctacccctgcccctgctcctgagcaggcAGCCATTCTGTGTGAACCGCATTATCCCCCACATGTACTGTGAGCACATGGCTGTGGCGAAGATGTCTTGTGGGGACATCACAGTCAACAGAGCATATGGCTTGGTGATGGCATTTGTAGTCTTAGGGTTAGACCTGATGCTCGTAGCCCTGTCCTATAGTCTGATCATTGGGGCCGTCCTCAGAATCTCCTCCAAGACAGCCCACCAGAAAGCCCTCAACACCTGCACAGCCCACATTTGTGTCATGCTGATGTCTTGTactctcttcttcttttccaCTCTGACACACCGGTTTGGTCAGGGCATCGCTCCACACATTCACATCATCTTGGCCAACCTCTACTTCCTCGTCCCCCCCATGCTCAACCCTATTATTTATGGGGTCAAAACCAAAGAGCTTCGTGACAAAGTGGGCAAATACACCTGCAGAATATGCTTGCCTGGAGGCCACTGA